Proteins from a genomic interval of Bifidobacterium longum subsp. infantis ATCC 15697 = JCM 1222 = DSM 20088:
- a CDS encoding peroxiredoxin yields MMGIMTTTVDSSDSMPERLQEGSVAPDFTLPAVIPGFTESGSINLSDVLDAGRRVVLYFYPAAMTPGCTTEACDFRDNLARLASKNVTVLGVSKDSLDKLRKFAQRDHLTFPLLSDPDLTVHKLYGAYGEKKLYGKVHVGVIRSTLVINPDGSVAIARYNVRAKGHVDSLLKALEKLEKLEK; encoded by the coding sequence ATGATGGGAATCATGACCACTACTGTTGATAGCTCTGATTCAATGCCGGAACGTCTGCAAGAGGGGAGCGTGGCGCCCGATTTCACTCTGCCGGCGGTTATACCTGGGTTTACAGAGAGCGGATCAATCAACCTGTCTGACGTGCTTGATGCCGGCCGCAGGGTTGTACTGTACTTCTACCCGGCCGCGATGACGCCCGGATGCACCACCGAGGCCTGCGATTTCCGCGACAATCTCGCCCGATTGGCGTCGAAGAATGTCACAGTGCTCGGTGTCTCCAAGGATTCACTTGACAAGCTGCGCAAGTTTGCACAGCGTGATCATCTCACGTTCCCGCTGCTGTCTGATCCCGACCTGACCGTGCACAAGCTGTACGGCGCATACGGCGAAAAGAAGCTCTACGGCAAGGTGCACGTAGGCGTGATCCGCTCGACGCTCGTCATCAATCCCGATGGCTCCGTGGCGATTGCGCGCTACAACGTGCGTGCCAAAGGACATGTCGATTCGCTGTTAAAGGCACTGGAAAAGTTGGAGAAGCTGGAGAAGTAG
- a CDS encoding DUF2075 domain-containing protein, translating to MIMNSESLAPFVINLPYGQYSREAFEKAFDESLEKQMGRSVNDSDLEHFMLRYVLAYPTVYVVYSGKTNRYSMKNEYTVYVGETNDIRHRTFQHLERDAKEREDWKAVADAVSRNDDAYRQYVISHPKFNKSLTLDVENRLMHYMSSTDSVKRLNNRRTNAQGDYYTADQFDRIFSQIWLRLHKEDSDLFPAEEIIRDSALFKASPFHKLSDSQLEAEESILVQLAALVADSRQQKKADEQSSDRHPKLIFVQGAAGTGKTVLLSHLFYRIAAEIGIQGDTYSEDEDYPELSQTANGRLSSYILVNHKEQVHVYNQIATKLGLQKKSDEVVMLPSQFINRFSLRNEHGRGIPDQPQGLADIVLIDEAHLLMTQGNQGYSGKNQLYDILRRARVVIAVFDHNQIMQSSQQWDPAMLEKLQLDSDSTQIACATGKIGAFKAVDLGAEYHLPSISVDIAHVHLKKQFRIAASKSMIQWIDRFASGKGIGPLPVDTGEYAVDGEVIREPYDVKVFDSPVDLFNAIHAKAQLKPDGWDGAGLSRLLATYDWKYSAKSENQNDPHGFWNVELHRDTSGVWRMGLADDHGFDHSAISSDQFCKPWNYQLEDSAPKSRKGIDKELSWAEKPYTIDEIGSIFTIQGFDLNYAGVIIGPSVTYRNGGIVFDAKASQNYLATNKRKDLGDFAEENLKHELNVLLKRGVHGLYLFAVDEGLQQRLKECCIH from the coding sequence ATGATTATGAACAGTGAGAGCTTGGCGCCGTTTGTCATCAACCTGCCATATGGTCAATACAGTAGGGAAGCTTTTGAAAAGGCTTTTGACGAATCCCTCGAGAAGCAGATGGGGCGCAGTGTTAATGATTCCGATCTGGAACATTTCATGCTGCGATATGTGTTGGCATATCCAACGGTTTATGTCGTGTATTCAGGAAAGACCAATCGCTATTCGATGAAGAACGAATATACGGTGTACGTCGGTGAGACCAACGATATACGGCATCGTACATTCCAGCATCTTGAAAGAGATGCTAAAGAACGCGAGGACTGGAAAGCTGTAGCTGATGCTGTCTCGCGGAATGATGATGCATATCGGCAATATGTTATTTCACATCCCAAATTCAATAAGTCGTTAACCCTGGATGTCGAAAACCGTCTTATGCACTATATGTCCAGTACCGATTCGGTGAAAAGGCTCAACAATCGACGGACCAATGCGCAAGGCGATTATTACACCGCAGACCAGTTTGATCGGATTTTCTCGCAAATCTGGTTGAGATTACACAAGGAAGATTCTGACCTGTTCCCGGCGGAGGAGATCATCCGAGATTCCGCGTTGTTCAAGGCATCGCCTTTTCATAAACTCAGCGATAGCCAGCTCGAAGCCGAAGAATCTATTTTGGTGCAACTTGCCGCCTTGGTTGCCGATAGCCGGCAACAGAAGAAAGCCGATGAGCAATCTTCAGACCGCCATCCGAAATTAATCTTTGTTCAAGGTGCTGCAGGGACAGGCAAAACGGTCCTGTTAAGCCACCTGTTCTACAGAATCGCGGCTGAAATCGGCATCCAAGGCGACACCTATTCCGAAGACGAAGATTATCCTGAGCTGTCACAAACGGCGAACGGCCGGCTTTCCTCATACATTCTTGTCAATCATAAGGAACAGGTGCACGTATATAATCAGATTGCCACGAAACTGGGTTTGCAGAAGAAATCTGATGAAGTGGTCATGCTGCCCAGTCAGTTCATCAATCGATTCAGCTTACGCAATGAGCATGGTCGAGGCATTCCAGACCAACCGCAAGGCCTGGCGGACATCGTGCTCATCGACGAGGCCCATTTGTTGATGACGCAAGGAAATCAGGGATATTCCGGGAAGAACCAGCTGTATGACATTCTGCGCAGAGCCCGGGTGGTGATTGCGGTCTTTGATCACAATCAGATTATGCAGTCCAGCCAGCAGTGGGACCCAGCGATGCTGGAAAAACTTCAGCTGGACTCTGATTCGACTCAGATCGCATGTGCGACCGGGAAAATCGGCGCATTCAAAGCGGTTGATTTGGGCGCCGAATATCATCTGCCGTCCATTTCCGTGGACATTGCGCATGTCCATTTGAAAAAGCAATTCCGTATTGCCGCGAGTAAGTCGATGATTCAGTGGATTGACCGATTCGCTTCGGGGAAAGGTATCGGCCCTTTGCCCGTTGATACGGGCGAGTATGCCGTAGATGGTGAAGTGATTCGAGAACCTTATGACGTTAAGGTGTTCGACTCGCCGGTTGATTTGTTTAATGCCATTCACGCGAAAGCCCAGCTGAAGCCCGATGGTTGGGATGGGGCTGGACTGTCCCGTTTGTTGGCCACCTATGACTGGAAGTATTCGGCGAAATCTGAGAATCAGAATGATCCGCATGGCTTTTGGAATGTGGAACTGCATCGCGATACTTCCGGCGTATGGCGTATGGGACTTGCGGATGACCATGGATTCGATCATTCCGCAATAAGTTCTGACCAATTCTGCAAGCCTTGGAACTATCAGCTCGAAGATTCCGCTCCGAAAAGCAGGAAAGGCATCGACAAAGAACTGTCTTGGGCGGAGAAGCCGTACACCATAGATGAGATTGGCTCCATCTTCACCATCCAAGGGTTTGATTTGAACTATGCCGGTGTGATCATTGGACCCTCGGTGACGTATCGTAACGGGGGAATCGTGTTCGATGCAAAGGCCAGCCAAAACTATCTGGCAACCAATAAGCGCAAAGATTTAGGAGATTTTGCCGAAGAAAATTTGAAGCATGAGTTGAATGTCCTGCTCAAGCGCGGCGTCCACGGTCTGTACCTTTTCGCGGTGGACGAAGGCCTGCAGCAGCGTTTGAAGGAGTGCTGCATCCATTAA
- a CDS encoding nucleotide pyrophosphohydrolase — protein sequence MISDSTIQSIRDFVSERGWGQYHTPENLAKSISIEASELLECYQWTPQSPSMDEGHVREELADVLTYCIMMADALGVDMDDIVMGKLAKTKSKYPAEAVRDDFEEYEHRHLNARKTDDDAQSSPSK from the coding sequence ATGATCAGTGACAGTACCATTCAATCGATTCGTGATTTTGTGTCGGAGCGTGGCTGGGGCCAATACCACACTCCTGAGAACCTGGCGAAGTCCATCAGCATCGAGGCGTCGGAATTGCTGGAATGCTACCAGTGGACGCCGCAGTCGCCATCCATGGATGAGGGACATGTCAGAGAAGAACTAGCGGATGTGCTTACGTATTGCATCATGATGGCCGATGCGCTTGGTGTGGATATGGATGACATCGTCATGGGCAAGCTCGCAAAGACCAAGAGCAAGTATCCCGCGGAAGCCGTCCGTGATGACTTCGAGGAATACGAGCACCGGCATCTGAATGCTCGTAAGACGGATGACGATGCTCAATCTTCGCCTAGCAAGTAG
- a CDS encoding SDR family NAD(P)-dependent oxidoreductase gives MALVTGGTSGIGKATARMLAVRGWRVIAVGLGADENIPETQRLGHSELFTYEMDVTKRYPLPHVYM, from the coding sequence GTGGCATTGGTCACCGGCGGCACGAGCGGCATCGGCAAGGCGACTGCGCGGATGCTCGCTGTGCGGGGTTGGCGTGTGATTGCAGTGGGACTCGGTGCGGACGAGAATATCCCTGAGACTCAGCGTCTTGGCCACAGCGAACTGTTTACCTACGAGATGGATGTCACCAAACGGTATCCATTACCTCATGTGTATATGTAA
- a CDS encoding SWIM zinc finger family protein — protein sequence MTAEVDDGFFQLFERRIFVRGEAYYDAGKVDPPVMIAENLWHTVVRGNDDYQVDIRLRHGKVISAACTCQYSQRATYCKHVAAVLIFMRESRRRELDESQDQVSEFPHEALNCVRWYTMHEFPKYRGLTEGDWHAVKRIFEVLYCIPDLDITYTHEVMDTVW from the coding sequence ATGACAGCAGAAGTGGATGACGGTTTCTTTCAATTGTTTGAACGCAGGATTTTTGTGCGTGGAGAAGCTTATTACGATGCCGGCAAGGTTGATCCGCCGGTCATGATTGCTGAGAATCTTTGGCATACCGTGGTTCGCGGGAATGACGACTATCAAGTGGACATTCGTTTGCGCCATGGCAAAGTGATTTCTGCCGCCTGCACATGCCAATATTCCCAACGTGCAACGTACTGCAAGCATGTGGCTGCGGTGCTTATCTTCATGCGTGAGAGCCGACGTCGGGAATTAGATGAATCGCAAGACCAAGTTTCAGAGTTTCCTCATGAAGCATTGAATTGTGTGAGATGGTATACGATGCATGAATTCCCGAAATATCGCGGATTGACAGAGGGAGATTGGCATGCTGTCAAGCGAATATTTGAGGTGTTGTACTGTATCCCCGACCTTGATATTACATATACACATGAGGTAATGGATACCGTTTGGTGA
- a CDS encoding SWIM zinc finger family protein, whose amino-acid sequence MVVPQKPTLAQFEVMFEGTPLILERATDYWESGRVSSVQEIAPQLYHAQVSGSADDCYDVDIRLSKDARGENANEANTDDQATTSSNSDHESTTDDNSIRIQSAACTCPYQRTPYCKHIGAVLYELRKQLIGAHGNHHNDDTANAHDGVIALPRTVLYPIQQHLDTRAEQGKGHLLFLWSTQLREAAKTFCAQPDEERPLIPLIDAQTMLSDTIRRCHERFIIHISKHSDAYSKSCDYTEFIKTVQAIAGNALQSSDYASACGNLRLCIHEVHALLLSSENDDGSEPLLTLMDDLAMRVRCYMENVAEFADSSTAGKALNTIAQAANDKDMRQCEPLNSMLLISSALAFAQYDDKRIWAIDVIENAITRNLEYSFNEESEESDEDDEDEDNEDTSEVDDETDFISDESLHVLQLFTLMSAYDLYALSNDDAGREQLLKDYPESMALTLMNAANMIHEERLRSAYMLAQGFLLSSRDMEDVDIDARHNGLLPDLLPHGWHTIMECCAEGLNDVGLLANVYRYYILSCNDRSDTHYVSKLRNLLRIYGGLSAEEWHDVADGLTRDCARNIIDRIKYQPEITTKGGTQRHSSWRNPAYEKLIVDERLSDAALTYYVTVDYPPLPLLRTIAIEHPESAKSIILDAMPYGTMGTAAFRFTVERGVDNTLTARRATYQQIAKQLRRFAAVFGDEETRVLAHEIVERYPNRTALREELAFAL is encoded by the coding sequence ATGGTTGTTCCGCAAAAGCCAACGCTGGCTCAATTCGAGGTCATGTTCGAAGGCACACCGTTGATTCTTGAACGTGCCACCGATTACTGGGAATCGGGCCGCGTGAGTTCGGTGCAGGAGATTGCGCCGCAGCTGTATCACGCGCAGGTGTCCGGCAGTGCCGATGACTGTTATGACGTTGACATCCGCCTCAGCAAAGACGCTCGCGGCGAGAACGCCAATGAAGCAAACACTGATGACCAAGCCACTACCAGCAGTAACAGCGACCACGAATCCACAACCGACGACAATTCGATTCGCATACAATCCGCCGCGTGCACCTGCCCGTATCAGAGAACACCATATTGCAAGCATATAGGTGCCGTGCTTTACGAACTGCGCAAACAGCTCATTGGCGCGCACGGCAATCACCACAATGATGACACCGCCAACGCTCACGATGGTGTCATCGCACTCCCCCGCACCGTGCTGTATCCCATCCAGCAACACCTCGACACGCGCGCAGAGCAGGGCAAAGGCCATCTGCTGTTCCTGTGGTCCACCCAACTGCGCGAAGCCGCAAAGACGTTCTGCGCCCAGCCAGACGAAGAACGACCGCTAATCCCGCTGATCGACGCACAAACCATGCTCTCCGACACAATCCGCCGATGCCATGAACGTTTCATTATTCATATCAGTAAACACAGCGATGCGTACAGCAAATCATGTGACTACACAGAATTCATCAAAACCGTGCAGGCTATCGCGGGCAATGCCCTGCAATCCAGTGATTACGCGAGCGCATGCGGCAACCTGCGACTGTGCATACACGAAGTCCACGCGCTTCTGCTCTCGTCCGAGAACGATGATGGCTCCGAACCTTTGCTCACGCTTATGGATGATCTGGCGATGCGCGTGCGATGCTATATGGAGAATGTGGCGGAATTCGCCGACTCCTCTACCGCCGGCAAGGCATTGAACACCATTGCGCAGGCCGCGAACGACAAAGACATGCGGCAATGCGAACCATTGAACAGTATGTTGCTGATTTCCAGCGCGCTCGCTTTCGCCCAATATGACGACAAACGCATATGGGCCATTGACGTGATCGAGAACGCGATAACGCGTAATCTGGAATACTCGTTCAACGAAGAGAGCGAAGAAAGCGACGAGGACGACGAGGATGAGGATAACGAGGATACGAGCGAAGTAGACGACGAAACCGACTTCATTTCGGATGAATCGTTACACGTATTGCAGTTGTTCACACTCATGAGCGCCTACGACCTATACGCTCTATCCAACGATGACGCCGGACGCGAGCAGCTTCTGAAAGACTACCCGGAGTCAATGGCCCTCACGCTGATGAACGCTGCGAACATGATTCATGAAGAGCGCTTGCGTTCCGCATACATGCTCGCACAAGGTTTCCTTCTGTCGAGCCGGGATATGGAAGATGTCGATATCGATGCCCGGCATAACGGTCTGCTGCCGGACCTGCTGCCCCATGGATGGCATACCATCATGGAATGCTGCGCCGAGGGACTCAATGACGTTGGACTGCTCGCCAACGTGTATCGGTACTACATTCTTTCCTGCAACGACAGATCCGATACCCATTACGTGAGTAAACTACGCAATCTGTTACGCATCTACGGCGGTCTTAGCGCAGAAGAATGGCATGACGTGGCTGATGGGCTGACCAGAGATTGCGCCCGGAACATCATCGACCGCATCAAGTACCAGCCGGAAATAACCACCAAAGGCGGCACACAGCGCCACAGCAGTTGGCGCAATCCCGCTTATGAGAAGCTCATCGTGGATGAGCGGCTTTCGGACGCGGCCCTGACCTATTACGTCACCGTCGATTACCCGCCGCTGCCATTGCTGCGCACCATCGCCATCGAACACCCCGAATCGGCAAAATCGATAATCCTCGACGCGATGCCATACGGCACCATGGGCACGGCCGCGTTCCGGTTTACGGTGGAACGTGGCGTCGACAATACATTGACGGCACGCCGCGCCACATACCAGCAGATCGCCAAACAGCTGCGTCGTTTCGCCGCAGTGTTCGGCGATGAGGAGACCCGTGTGCTGGCACACGAGATTGTCGAGCGTTATCCGAATCGTACTGCGTTGCGGGAGGAGCTGGCGTTTGCGTTGTAG